In Staphylococcus saccharolyticus, one genomic interval encodes:
- a CDS encoding two-component system regulatory protein YycI, translated as MNWKSTKTLFIFVFILVNIFLVIIYIDKVNKSQINDAEKTNEVNFQQEEIDVPKDVLNQNVKDTELAQITARSKDFSSYAKEHSSLNTSDSDKTLEGDIDKTVKVSDKNLNDIKDYIAKNIFDGKEYQLSDLTSHKVTYEQTYRGYPIMNNSKARLTFNLINGKATSYKQTAMDQIEIAEGSNSTKKQVITPRKAVEALYFNRYLKKRDQVLDVRLGYYSVVNETNVQLLQPNWEIKVKHKGKDKVQTYYVEATNKNPKVIY; from the coding sequence ATGAACTGGAAATCCACGAAGACATTATTCATTTTCGTTTTTATTCTGGTAAACATCTTTTTGGTCATTATCTACATTGATAAAGTGAATAAATCACAAATAAACGATGCTGAAAAGACTAACGAAGTTAACTTTCAACAAGAAGAAATCGACGTACCTAAAGACGTGTTGAACCAGAATGTTAAAGATACAGAGCTTGCGCAAATAACAGCACGCTCTAAAGATTTCTCAAGCTATGCTAAAGAACATTCAAGCCTCAATACATCGGATTCAGATAAAACACTCGAAGGCGATATTGATAAGACAGTTAAAGTAAGTGATAAGAATCTCAATGATATTAAAGACTATATTGCTAAAAATATCTTTGACGGCAAGGAATATCAGCTCAGTGACTTAACATCACATAAAGTGACGTATGAACAGACCTATAGAGGCTATCCCATTATGAATAATAGTAAAGCACGTCTGACATTTAATTTAATTAATGGCAAAGCAACAAGCTATAAACAAACAGCAATGGATCAAATAGAAATTGCAGAAGGGTCAAATAGTACGAAAAAACAAGTTATCACACCGCGTAAAGCTGTCGAAGCACTGTACTTTAATAGATATCTCAAAAAACGAGACCAAGTCCTAGACGTACGCCTAGGCTACTACTCAGTTGTGAACGAAACTAACGTACAACTACTACAACCCAACTGGGAGATCAAAGTTAAACATAAAGGCAAAGACAAAGTCCAAACTTACTATGTCGAAGCCACAAACAAAAACCCAAAAGTTATATACTAG
- the yycH gene encoding two-component system activity regulator YycH has translation MNNKEHIKSIILALLVMMSIVLTYMVWNFSPDLSNVDNSDNSKSNEPKPLTKPMTAKMESTITPFQIIHAKDDKPHGTVSSGKTLDTMIEPLKNQEVKSVSHLKRNHNLVIPELSNDFIVLDFTYDLPLTTYLSQVLNIDAKVPSHFNFNRLLIDQDNNNHVVLYAISKDRHEVVKLKTTMKGKNIDKALKTIDPDMQPYTEIITNKDTIDKATHVFAPSKPKDLKTYRMVYNTISVERMNSILFNDSTIVRSSQSGTTTYNNNTGVANYDDKNEMYHYKNLSEDVKSSSNMEETIPGTYEYINGHGGFLNEDYRLFSTDNKTGKLIYQRFLNGYPTFNNQNLNEIQVTWGDKGVFDYKRSLLKTDVTLNSEESKSVPTAEYVRSSLANDSNIDFEKVTNMVIGYDMSDKYNNDDIEVQRNSELIPRWYVEYDGNWYAYKYGRLE, from the coding sequence ATGAATAATAAAGAACATATTAAATCGATTATCCTAGCCCTACTCGTCATGATGAGTATTGTCTTAACATATATGGTCTGGAACTTCTCTCCAGACCTTTCAAATGTCGATAATTCAGATAATAGTAAAAGTAATGAACCTAAACCACTGACAAAGCCCATGACAGCGAAAATGGAAAGCACGATTACACCGTTTCAAATCATACATGCTAAAGATGATAAACCGCATGGGACAGTGTCATCAGGTAAGACCTTAGACACCATGATTGAACCACTAAAGAATCAAGAAGTAAAATCCGTTTCTCATCTAAAAAGAAATCATAATCTCGTCATACCAGAACTCAGCAATGACTTTATCGTACTTGACTTTACTTATGATTTACCGTTAACAACATATCTAAGCCAAGTACTTAATATTGATGCGAAAGTGCCAAGTCACTTTAACTTCAATCGTTTACTTATCGATCAAGATAATAACAATCACGTTGTACTTTACGCAATTAGTAAAGACCGTCACGAAGTCGTGAAATTAAAAACAACGATGAAAGGTAAAAATATTGATAAAGCACTTAAAACTATCGACCCCGATATGCAGCCATATACTGAAATTATTACGAATAAAGACACCATCGATAAAGCCACACATGTCTTTGCGCCAAGTAAACCTAAAGACTTAAAGACTTATCGCATGGTCTACAATACGATTAGTGTTGAACGCATGAATTCAATCTTATTTAACGATTCAACTATTGTTCGTAGCTCTCAAAGCGGTACAACAACTTACAACAACAACACGGGCGTAGCCAACTATGATGATAAAAACGAAATGTATCATTATAAAAACTTGTCAGAAGATGTCAAGAGCTCAAGTAATATGGAAGAGACCATTCCAGGTACTTATGAATACATTAATGGTCATGGTGGTTTCTTAAATGAAGACTATCGCTTATTCAGCACGGATAACAAGACAGGTAAATTAATATACCAACGTTTCCTAAACGGTTACCCAACATTCAATAATCAGAATTTAAATGAAATCCAAGTGACGTGGGGCGATAAAGGTGTGTTCGATTATAAACGATCACTACTTAAGACAGACGTCACACTGAACAGTGAAGAATCAAAGTCAGTACCGACGGCAGAATACGTTCGTTCATCACTTGCTAACGATTCTAATATTGATTTTGAAAAGGTCACAAATATGGTTATTGGTTATGACATGAGTGATAAATATAACAATGATGATATTGAAGTACAACGTAATAGTGAATTAATACCACGCTGGTATGTTGAATACGACGGTAATTGGTATGCCTATAAATATGGGAGGCTTGAATAA